The nucleotide sequence GCCTAAGGTTGACTCACTCAGGGAGGACTTCATGATTGAAGCACATACCACTCCGTACTCTGTTCATCTCGAAAGTACAAAGATGTACAAGAATATGCAACAACTATATTGGTGGTTGGGTATGAAGAGGGACATAGTTAAAGTAGTTCTCGAGTGTCTTACTTTTCAGCAGGTGAAGACCGAACACCAGAGGCCAGCAGGACTATTGGAACCGCTTCTGATTCCTGTTTAGAAGTGGGAAGATATtgccatggatttcatagtgagaTTGCCAACCTCACCCAAGGGATCAAATGCAGTATGGGTTATGGTAGATCGACTGACGAAGTCAACACATTTCTTGCCGATAAAAGCCACCTTCACAATGATGCAGTATGCAAAATTATACATACAAGAGGTGGTGCGGCTACACGGAGTATCAACTCGGATTGTGTCGGATAGAGATCCAAAATTTACATCCAGATTTTGGGAAAGCTTACACCGTGGATTAGGTACAAAACTCACTTTTAGTACCGCTTTCCATCCGTAGACGGACGGTCAATCTGAACGAGTGATCCAAATTTTAGAGGATCTGCTGTGAGCATGTATGATAGACTTCAAAGGAAACTGGGAGTCAAAGTTGCCTTTGGTAGAgtttacatacaacaacagctatcaagccACCATTGGTATGACACCGTATGAAGCGCTGTATGGATGAAAGTGTCGGACACCATTGCATTGGGATGAGATAGGAGAGAGAGCAATTTTGGGCCTGGACCTTGTGACCTATACAGTGAACCTGGTGGCTAAGATTAGAGATAGAATACAAACAGCGCAAAGTCGCCAAAGGAGTTACGCCGACCACCGCCAAAGAGGTTTGAAGTTCACAGTTGGGGACCATGTATTTCTCAAAGTGTCGCCTATGAAAGGGGTGTTGAGGTTCGGGAAGAAGGGGAAGCTTAGCCCAAGGTATATTGAGCCATTTGAGATTTTGGACCGGATTGGGGCGCGAGCATACCGGATGGCCCTACCACCGAACTTGTCAGGagttcacaatgtgttccacgtatcgatgcttaGGAAGTACATTTCCAACCCTTCACATGTGATTGGTCACGAGTCCGTGTAGTGCACGTCTGATCTTTCATACTAGGAAGTGTCGAAACAGATCCTTGACCGTTAAGTCCggaagctgaggaacaaagaaaTTAAAATGGTGAAGGTTTTATGGGAAAATCAGCTGATGGAGGAAGCTACCTGGGAGACTGAATTGGATATGCGCAACCGCTACCCGAAGTTATTTGGTAAGTCAATTTCgaggatgaattttttttttaagaagggGAAATTGTAAGGTCTCATAAACGTTACTtaaggaattatatatatatatatatgagttatGAGGGGGTTAATATGGAaatgaattttagaaattttttaggattAACTTTTAATAACCGCAAAACCTAGGTATCCTAGATGTAATAAATACCCCTTATACCTtccttcaataaaaaaaaaaacagagagaaaACCCCActgccgacccctctcccttttcCTCTCCCAAACCACAGTTTTTCCTTCCCCTCGTCACCTCCGTCACACGCGATGGATCTCGTTGCCGGCCTCTGTGACCGACCAGGCGCCACCACACGCGCACCACCCGCGGGCGAGCTCGTGGAGGGCATTGCGACCAGGCGTGGAGGTCTCTAGCCACCTACGAGCGGAGCATAGCGACTGGCCGAGGGCTTTTGGCCAGAGAAACCAAAAAGAGAAGGCAAGTACATGTCGATTTGAATATGTGAGATCCATAAGGTAGAGTATAGGAGCCCAGGTGAGTATGATAGTAAGCTGCGAAGTTGCCTTGGGTTAAATGAAGTACGATTTGGGGATTTCGGTGGTTCTATGGTTTTGTTTCGTGATTCCAATTCTCTTTGGGTTCATGCTCTGTATCGTGATTTTCTTCGAGATTTCGCCACGAATTTCGATGTTGCGACGTGATATGGTTTAGTTTGGTTTTATCCCGATGGTTTGATTAGGTAACTAGACAAGTTGATATTCCTGTTGACAATTTTTGATTGGTGGATTGAATTGCGAATTGGTTTTCCTTGGTGCTTATGTCTCGGCTTAAGGTTTCTGTGAGGTCTTGATTTCGAATTGGGTTTCTTCTCTGGGGTGTATTGATTCGGCTTGAGGTTTCATTGTAGTTCTTGCTTGGTACGCATGATTTCTGGAATTCGCTTGTGCATTCTGTATTGTTAGAGTTTGGTTGCTAGTGAAGTTGTTCTGTTTGTGGTTCTCGTGTTGTTTGTTCAGCGGTGAATGGGTTTGGATCCAATTTCCTCCATGTCGTTGATGTTGCGAGCTCTCTGGATGTTATCTGTTTGTATAAATGGTTGGCCGAGATGCTGAATGAAGGTATAAGTTGCGTTTTGAGATTTTGTAGAGctttggatttggttttggtcCCTGTGGGGTTTTAGGGTTAAGGTCAAGGATGATTTGCtttcttcttgagttcttgagaGTTTCGGAAAGAATGTTGATGGCTTACACTGTGATGATTTACATTCTTTTTTTGTTATTCTTCCTGTTGTTTTAATTTGTGTTGAACTGCTCTCCGGTTAGCTGTGGTCTCGGTTTGGTTTCCATGCGAATTTGTTATGCTTTTCTGGAGGTTTTTTTGTTGATCCACTCCTGTAATGGTTGAGGAGTGGTGGGAATTTCGGTTGTTGTGTTGGTTTTGTGAATGCTTGTGGATTTTGTGTGGACTCTTTTACACTGGGTAGTTGATTGATCTGGTATTGGAAGATTGTAAAATCCTCACTTGAAGTGAAGCTCTTTTGTGAAGTAGTAGGATTTAAACTCTTATGTGCTCGTGTTCTTGAAATACCTTTGAAACTGTTACAGGACCGAAGTGATGAATATTGTTTAAATTGCCATGTTTAGTTAATTGCCTATAGGTTAATGCCATTGCGGTTTACTGCTTTGTGTAGTTGATCTACTTATTCTTTTTATGTTCATagctctctatatatatatactgtgCAGCATGTTACAAGTAGGATATGTTTTTTTATGTGGTTAATTGGATGAGTATGAACATATATGGTAACAGTACGGGATGAGTGCCCCGGGATGAGCTCCAAGGAGGGCCCTTCCAAACCTGAATGATATTGTAATTTATGACTGATACTGTAATTTATTGTTAGCTTCGGTTATATGACTGCATGTcctctaggaggtacctctagggtcATGGGGCTGACTGACTGGCTCAAATGGTAGTTACCACATGGTGACATATCTATCCATATTAGCTATGTAGACTCTTTTAAGTCTCGTAAGTTTTCTCCActattttgtattaagttcatgttatatgcctATTAGATGCTGCACTTGTTACTTCATGGATGCTTTATTATTCATATTTGATTGTACTTGTTGGGCTCGTAAACTCATGATGCTTACGTTACAGGTGACAGAGATTCCTCCCAGGATATGATAGGGAGCTTGCGGtcggagtagacgaggaggcgagGTGGATGCACGTCTCACTGTCCTTACATCTAGGAGTGCTAGAGAGGCTGGTGATATTATGTGTCTTTTATTGCGGAGTCGTAATGGTGTCTTTTCGTTCTTTCTATTAAACTCTCCAATGTGATTCGATTGGTTATGTTGGGTATGTTAGTTCTTTAGGGTGGATTTACTGTTACGGTATTTTACAGCATAACTTTGGTTGAATGTCTTTGGTTTGCtcataaagataaaaaaaaatgtatgaGGAAAATCTAGAGATGTTTCAATTATGCATTGAAAGAGAAGACTAAAAGGCAAAAGACAGTTTGTATTCCTTCCATTAAAGAGTTTAATGGATCATTAATCAAAGGAAGACCAAAAGCCAAAAGATATTTGATATTTcttggatgagtacaaaaggtTGTTGAATTCATTTTcgtaaagagaaattttctagtcttcctcctcttcttcctcttggctgAAACATCCTTGAGGGGTTGCTAGTACAACTgaggttgtttcttctccaagtcgtGAGTTGGTGAGATGAATGGGAGAATGTGTTTGTGTGGATATCATAGAGGCATGAACATTTGATCGCGTTGAGATCTACATCCAAAGAAAAGTTATTGTCGGGAGTTCGTGTTTACATAATAAAAGTAGAACTCTCAATTTAACTAGTATACGGTTT is from Zingiber officinale cultivar Zhangliang chromosome 7B, Zo_v1.1, whole genome shotgun sequence and encodes:
- the LOC122004253 gene encoding uncharacterized protein LOC122004253, producing MTSLVLAIPVSSRWLVVYTDASKNGLRVVLMQNGKVIAYASHQLKVHEQNYPTHDLELAAVIFALKIWRHYLYGERCDIYTDHKSLKYFFTQKELNMRQRRWLELVKDYDCNINYHPSEDRTPEASRTIGTASDSCLEVGRYCHGFHSEIANLTQGIKCSMGYGRSTDEVNTFLADKSHLHNDACRTPLHWDEIGERAILGLDLVTYTVNLVAKIRDRIQTAQSRQRSYADHRQRGLKFTVGDHVFLKVSPMKGVLRFGKKGKLSPRYIEPFEILDRIGARAYRMALPPNLSGVHNVFHVSMLRKYISNPSHVIGHESV